A stretch of the Archangium violaceum genome encodes the following:
- a CDS encoding MarR family winged helix-turn-helix transcriptional regulator produces MTRSNPSFDHALRVLRLIPRLNRWAVASVQANQLGGELSLRQLTVLYAIREGVSSPRHLARRLRVTPAVITGLLDRLERHGYVRREADPDDRRRLRMVLTEAGLTVGQRVQQALANDLAAQFASASPTELKELGRALDLVERALIALENRTPTSLECDEDEEDTRDPPPDERSPAVPRAKRAKTAQRREPPAKSGGK; encoded by the coding sequence ATGACCAGGAGCAACCCATCCTTCGACCATGCGCTGCGAGTGCTGCGGCTCATCCCCCGCCTCAATCGATGGGCCGTGGCGAGCGTGCAGGCGAACCAGCTGGGTGGAGAGCTGAGCCTGCGCCAGCTCACCGTGCTCTACGCCATCCGCGAGGGAGTCTCCTCGCCCAGGCATCTGGCGCGGCGGCTACGGGTCACTCCGGCCGTCATCACCGGACTGCTCGATCGCCTCGAGCGACACGGCTACGTGCGCCGCGAGGCAGATCCGGATGACCGGCGGCGGCTCCGCATGGTGCTGACCGAGGCCGGACTGACGGTGGGACAGCGGGTCCAACAGGCGCTGGCCAACGACCTGGCCGCTCAATTCGCGAGCGCCTCCCCCACGGAGCTGAAGGAGCTGGGCCGTGCGCTGGACCTCGTGGAGCGAGCGCTGATCGCGCTGGAGAACCGCACGCCCACGTCCCTGGAGTGTGACGAGGACGAGGAAGACACGAGGGACCCGCCCCCCGACGAGCGGAGCCCCGCGGTGCCGCGAGCCAAACGCGCCAAGACGGCGCAACGACGTGAGCCCCCCGCGAAGAGCGGCGGGAAGTGA
- a CDS encoding cytochrome P450 family protein translates to MTTNRVEAQKEPVTAAPEPGGSCPMKALREAPAVDSVLLDRESPEFMARAHAIYAELRDTAPVVRCPFGRGLADGAHPVGSQARASGKVPGRDRLFVTRYDETVAALLDDRLSSDFRSAMTPEQRARVESSMPEEFRPVAYSILMLDPPDHTRLRKLVQPNFTARAMEMLRPRIQKLVNDLLDTAERKAAERGEAVSERRMDFVESFAYPLPVTVISDMLGIPMEDREQVHGWAEMLLKTDRQEAMADQKVRGSLRAFSQYLEGLFERKRREPAEDMISQMVHVQEDGDTLSHQEMVSMVFILFFAGHLTTVNLIGNGVVALLTHPEQHALFMANPAGLAKGLVEETLRYWGPVDYISTPRIAQADLELGGTHIPKGENLSLGLASANRDPARFANPDVFDITRPDAHRNIAFGKGIHVCIGAPLARLEAQIAFELLFQRFPKLRLAVPAEEMKWGSVASMRGFNRIPVLF, encoded by the coding sequence ATGACGACGAACCGAGTGGAAGCACAGAAGGAACCCGTGACGGCGGCACCGGAGCCGGGTGGCAGCTGCCCCATGAAGGCCCTCCGGGAGGCCCCGGCCGTGGACTCCGTGCTCCTGGACAGGGAGAGCCCCGAGTTCATGGCCAGGGCCCACGCCATCTATGCCGAGCTGCGGGACACGGCGCCCGTGGTGCGCTGCCCCTTCGGCCGCGGCCTCGCGGACGGAGCTCACCCGGTGGGCTCACAGGCTCGCGCCTCTGGCAAGGTACCTGGCCGCGACAGGCTCTTCGTGACCCGGTACGACGAGACGGTGGCCGCGCTGCTCGATGACCGGCTCTCGTCCGACTTCCGCTCGGCGATGACGCCGGAGCAGCGCGCGCGGGTGGAGTCGTCCATGCCGGAGGAGTTCCGGCCCGTCGCGTACAGCATCCTGATGCTCGACCCGCCCGACCACACGCGGCTGCGCAAGCTGGTCCAACCCAACTTCACCGCTCGCGCCATGGAGATGCTCCGGCCGCGCATCCAGAAGCTCGTCAATGACCTGCTCGACACCGCCGAGCGCAAGGCGGCCGAGCGCGGTGAGGCCGTGTCGGAGCGCCGGATGGACTTCGTCGAGTCCTTCGCGTATCCGCTGCCCGTCACGGTCATCAGCGACATGCTAGGCATCCCGATGGAGGATCGCGAGCAGGTCCATGGATGGGCGGAGATGCTCCTGAAGACCGACCGACAGGAGGCCATGGCGGATCAGAAGGTGAGGGGCAGCCTGCGGGCGTTCTCTCAGTATCTGGAAGGTCTGTTCGAGCGGAAGCGGCGTGAGCCGGCCGAGGACATGATCAGCCAGATGGTCCACGTCCAGGAGGACGGCGACACCCTCAGCCACCAGGAGATGGTGTCGATGGTGTTCATCCTGTTCTTCGCCGGGCACCTGACGACCGTCAACCTGATTGGCAACGGCGTCGTCGCGCTGCTCACCCACCCCGAGCAGCACGCCCTCTTCATGGCGAACCCCGCTGGCCTGGCCAAGGGGCTCGTCGAGGAGACGCTGCGCTACTGGGGACCGGTCGACTACATCAGCACGCCCCGCATCGCCCAGGCGGACCTCGAGCTGGGAGGGACGCACATCCCCAAGGGCGAGAACCTGTCGTTGGGTCTCGCCTCGGCCAATCGGGACCCGGCGCGCTTCGCCAATCCGGACGTGTTCGACATCACCCGGCCCGACGCCCACCGCAACATCGCCTTCGGCAAGGGCATCCACGTCTGCATCGGGGCGCCGCTGGCCCGCCTCGAGGCACAGATCGCCTTCGAGCTCCTCTTCCAGCGCTTCCCGAAGCTGCGGCTGGCCGTCCCCGCCGAGGAGATGAAGTGGGGCAGCGTCGCCAGCATGCGAGGCTTCAACCGGATTCCCGTCCTGTTCTAG